The following is a genomic window from Capnocytophaga stomatis.
GGAAGTTTGACTTTCTAAATGCACACGTATTTCGCCCGAAGTAGTTTTTTCGGCAACACGAATAGCTTCTATAATTTGTTGTTCTTCTTGCGAAGTTAAAAAATCTTCAATTCTTGGCATTTATTTAAAATCAAAATTAACTTCTGGTGCATTTTCAGCTCCCTCTTTGGATTTGAACAACGGCATTTTGGAGCGATTTGTAACTCCCGCAATTAAGTTATTAGGAAATAACTCAATGTACACATTGTATTCCTTAGCTGAAGCGTTAAAACGATTGCGAGCTACGTTGATTCTGTTTTCAGTACCTTCAATTTGTGATTGCAATTGTAAAAAGTTTTGGTTTGCTTTCAAATCAGGATAGCGTTCCACAGTTACCAACAACCGAGACAAAGCCGAAGTAAGCCCAGCCTGTGCTTCTTGAAACTGATTAATAGCTTCAGGAGTTAAATTAGAAGCATCAATATTGACAGAAGTAGCTTTGGAACGTGCTTCAATCACTTGCGTTAATGTTCCTTTTTCAAAATCAGCGGCTCCTTGTACTGTTTTTACCAAATTACCGATAAGGTCAGCACGACGTTGATATGAACTTTCCACATCTGCCCATTCTTTTTCGGCTTCTCCTTTAAGACGCACCATTTGGTTGTTTTTACTTACACCCCAAAATCCTATAACGGCAAGTACCGCTATGATAATAATCCATTTTTTCATCTGTTTGTAATTTAAAGGGCAAATCTAATAAATAAAATTGATAATCTCATCATATTGTGGATTTTATTTTAATTTTTAAAAAAACTGAAAATTGAAAAATATTTCTATATATTTGCTCTTTCAACAAATAAAAATCGAAATAAAATGAAAAAAAATGTTTTGAAAATGATTCTTTTGGTAGTATTATTAACCACTATTTCTTGCGGAAAAGATACTGATACTCCAAAACCTAATGAAAATGATTCAACTCGCGTAAAACTTATTAAGTCGGTAAAAATCAACGGCGGAGAAGAAAATTTAAAAGATGCTATAATTCATTACACCTACAATAAAGAAAATAAAATCACTAAAATTGCTAATTCATTTGACGTATCTTACCAAAAAGATAAGATTGAAATTGAAAAATTTAAGATATCAGCAACAATCAATGAAAAAGGAAATGTTGTTTCCTTGACAAGAATAGAATCTTCCGAGAAAAACTACGAATATAAATACAATACTGACAATCAATTAATTCAAGAAATCAAAAAAGCAGGCAAAGGAACCATTGATAAAGATGAAATATATAATTATCATTGGGAAAATGGCAATTTTGTAGCTTTAGGAGACAAAAATAATCCTGATGTAAGAATTGAATACAGTAAGCATAGTAATAAAAATAATTTTTCATTCATTTTATTAAGTCGTTTTTCTTATAATAAAATGTTTTTACTTTGTTTACCTTTTCCTACAGGAAAAAGCTCAGAAATGCTTCCTACTCAAGTCTCTTCTGACAGATATTCCTATTCTTACGAATATGAATTCGATAAAGAAGGCTATGTTACAAAAATTACTGAAAACTACAAAAATACCAACGATAAAGAAAAATACGTAACTACATTCGAAATTAATTACTAAATAAAATATCAAAATAAAGAAAAGGTTATCAGTTTTGAATTGATAACCTTTTTTATTTTATAATGCTAAAGATAAAAACTGAATGAAAGCAATATTTTAGCTTCTGAAATTTATTTTTTAGATTCTAATGATTAAATTTTAGATTTCGATGATTATTTTTTAAATTCAAGAAGCAATATTTTAGGTTCTAATGACTAAATTTTAAATTATAGAAGTAATTTTTTAGATTTTGATGACAATATTTTAGCTTCCGGAATTTATTTTTTAGGTTATGAAGACAATATTTTAGATTATGATGACTATTTTTTAGATTCAAGAAGCAATAATTTAGGTTTTGAAGACAATATTTTAGATTTTGGAAGCTATTTTTTAAATTTAAGAAGCAATATTTTAGCTTCTGATAATAATAATTTAGCTTCCAGAATTTATTTTTTAGGTTATGAAGACAATATTTTAGCTTACGTAATCTATCTTTTTGCTTTTTTAAATTCTTTTTTTGCTTTTTTAGATTTTCAAAACAGAAACAAAAAACTCCGAACACAAAATTTGCATTCGGAGTCGTTTATCATAATTATTTTTTAGCCTTTGAAGACTTTTATTGGAAGTGATGTAAAAAGTATGATGCCTTTAAAAAAAGTGTTTTTGTCAGGCTGAGCGTAGTCAAAGCGTTATCATTACAAGGCTTCAACTACGCTCAGCCTGACAATCATAACCTGCATCATACTTTTAATAACACAACCCTTTATTTTCTTTCGTACATCTTTTTGCGAAGTTCTTGAACGTTTTTATCATCCATATACTCGTCGAAAGTCATATAACGGTCGATAACCCCGTTAGGCGTAAGCTCAATGATTCGATTAGCAACGGTTTGAGCAAACTCGTGGTCGTGCGTGGTGAACAACACATTGCCTTTGAAGTTTTTGAGCGAGTTGTTGAAAGCCGTGATACTTTCCAAATCCAAGTGGTTGGTGGGTTCGTTGAGCATCAAAACGTTAGCACGAAGCATCATCATACGGCTGAGCATACAACGCACCTTTTCTCCTCCC
Proteins encoded in this region:
- a CDS encoding LemA family protein produces the protein MKKWIIIIAVLAVIGFWGVSKNNQMVRLKGEAEKEWADVESSYQRRADLIGNLVKTVQGAADFEKGTLTQVIEARSKATSVNIDASNLTPEAINQFQEAQAGLTSALSRLLVTVERYPDLKANQNFLQLQSQIEGTENRINVARNRFNASAKEYNVYIELFPNNLIAGVTNRSKMPLFKSKEGAENAPEVNFDFK
- a CDS encoding DUF4595 domain-containing protein translates to MKKNVLKMILLVVLLTTISCGKDTDTPKPNENDSTRVKLIKSVKINGGEENLKDAIIHYTYNKENKITKIANSFDVSYQKDKIEIEKFKISATINEKGNVVSLTRIESSEKNYEYKYNTDNQLIQEIKKAGKGTIDKDEIYNYHWENGNFVALGDKNNPDVRIEYSKHSNKNNFSFILLSRFSYNKMFLLCLPFPTGKSSEMLPTQVSSDRYSYSYEYEFDKEGYVTKITENYKNTNDKEKYVTTFEINY